In Syntrophorhabdaceae bacterium, the following are encoded in one genomic region:
- a CDS encoding helix-turn-helix domain-containing protein, producing the protein MKKTTRRSMCPISSTLDILGDRWTLLVIRDLMFKGKKTYGEFLQSEEKIATNILADRLLILEKYGIIEKTIFPGNKVKNLYKLTPKGLDLMPTLFEIILWGDKHFETPGRIHQLAAEIRKDRNGAMKEILKRLTAKDPEPATE; encoded by the coding sequence ATGAAGAAAACCACCAGAAGATCCATGTGCCCTATCAGCTCCACTCTCGATATCCTGGGCGACAGGTGGACATTGCTCGTCATAAGGGACCTGATGTTCAAAGGAAAGAAGACATACGGTGAGTTCTTGCAGTCCGAAGAGAAGATCGCGACCAATATCCTTGCCGATCGCCTTCTCATCCTGGAAAAGTACGGGATTATCGAAAAAACGATTTTTCCCGGGAACAAGGTAAAGAACCTCTACAAACTGACCCCCAAGGGACTCGATCTAATGCCCACCTTGTTTGAGATCATTCTATGGGGCGATAAGCACTTCGAAACCCCCGGGCGCATTCATCAGCTTGCGGCAGAGATCCGGAAGGACAGGAACGGTGCGATGAAGGAAATCCTGAAAAGACTCACAGCGAAGGACCCGGAGCCCGCAACCGAATGA